The genomic DNA ACGGGAAGCCGCTGGAGCTGAAGGCCGCTGATCAGCAGCACCGGCAGGATCGAGATCAGGGCCAGGTAGACCGAGCCGCCGAAGGTCAGGCGGGTGAGGATCCGGTCGATGTACTCGGCCGTGCGCTTGCCGGGGCGGATTCCCGGGATGAACCCGCCGTACTTCTTCATGTTGTCGGCCTGGTCCATCGGGTTGAAGATGATCGACACGTAGAAGAACGCGAAGAAGACGATCAGGACCAGATACAGGATGTTGTGCAGCGGCGCGGAGTACTCGAGCTGCCGCGCGAGCTCCTGCGTGAACCCGATCTCCTTCAGCGGCCCCAGCGTGAGCAGCGTCGTCGGGATGGCGAGCATCGACGAGGCGAAGATGACCGGGATGACGCCGGCGGTATTCACGCGCAGCGGCAGGTAGGTCGACGCGCCGCCGTACACGCGGCGCCCGACGACGCGTTTGGCGTAGTTGATCGGGATCTTGCGCTGCGCGCGCTCGACGAAGACGATCGCCGCGACGACGGCGACCATCAGGGCGACCAGGATCACGAGCACGAGCGCGTTCATGGATCCGGACTGCAGGTCGATCCAGGTCTGGTGGATGGCCGCGGGGAGGCCGACGACGATCCCGGCGTAGATGATCAGGGAGATCCCGTTCCCGATGCCGCGCTCGGAGATCTGCTCGCCCAGCCACATCAGGAACGCCGTTCCCGTGGTCAGGGTGATCATGGTCAACAGCGTGAACCCGAACCCGGGACTCCGCACGATCTGGCCGACGCCGCCGGTGGCCGAGGAGTACTCGATCCACCGCGCGATCCCGAACGACTGCACGAGGGCGAGGACCACCGTCCCGTACCGGGTGAACTGGGTGATCTTCTTGCGGCCGGCCTCCCCCTCCTTGCTGAGCTTCTCGAGGTAGGGCCAGACGACCGTGAG from Candidatus Polarisedimenticolaceae bacterium includes the following:
- the secY gene encoding preprotein translocase subunit SecY is translated as MIQSFKNIFAIPDLRKRVLYTLGLLAVYRIGGHIWVPGIDTAALTRLFEQSGGGGILGYVDLFAGGNLKRFSIFALGIMPYITASIVLQLLTVVWPYLEKLSKEGEAGRKKITQFTRYGTVVLALVQSFGIARWIEYSSATGGVGQIVRSPGFGFTLLTMITLTTGTAFLMWLGEQISERGIGNGISLIIYAGIVVGLPAAIHQTWIDLQSGSMNALVLVILVALMVAVVAAIVFVERAQRKIPINYAKRVVGRRVYGGASTYLPLRVNTAGVIPVIFASSMLAIPTTLLTLGPLKEIGFTQELARQLEYSAPLHNILYLVLIVFFAFFYVSIIFNPMDQADNMKKYGGFIPGIRPGKRTAEYIDRILTRLTFGGSVYLALISILPVLLISGLQLQRLPVVGNALDSILPRILLDGLNVKFYFGGTSLLIVVGVAMDTVQQIESQLIMRNYEGFMKGTRIRGRRG